The following are from one region of the Anaeropeptidivorans aminofermentans genome:
- a CDS encoding copper amine oxidase N-terminal domain-containing protein translates to MKRKLALLLAAVMAVTAFPMTAMAASENSVTRQAVKAGDEVLLIEERSGLPASGTDWSRIGHFKIYLKESVKAGDTFKLSLENAEFNFGGKLTLDGTNTETTRSRLNNFLADKGMAVGDLDTVVPFAVVPSVSVDESNIRTYRTNLLTELQTADDNYPVEVEDVVIKYTLTDDTKVTINAATPGSGTASFKSIDSVMVVVSDVKTYDSLASFNTAHSSTVAAFAGTVDTDLAGYLTSVTTAINTAVGSKGTNVVVKVFWNDDDVTTITTSGASVDPADVTVEVEYKALPTREATVSAIENEFRYVVQETVPSASGSTVADLKAWKASLLRELRALDSKVSDVVVTYNSGKSDFSDDSVAVDSVDSLIEVVVSTTDSTKDEIKAYDPTVGSYDENSKVYTRTAAGEVPYTLSIGSGLTTATVRISANAGAGASIYIPIVVELVGDKDEYRIRVSDAGNTTISETSHVFASKADGKTKAYVKDTVTARSQFELKRIIIEEKKLASIKDGSFYLKAPKGYEFTSVSKIKIGIEPGLSGNISASTVDYDDRRDKIDHSTLLFNIKGINQSTDVKGALYIEGVVLVAEDEETIKTGDVNLTIDNYGSSTIYTEESFKVATASDYTIELKRTKDAIPTLVSGRLEGNVKYADNKKAFAGMDDNLDDEYHKAARVKVSEKIPAAWWAERTTKLTLPEDVTILKAKFDKITNLIDDSKTALQEGTTGDKDAIYYNTQKKVNRVTVDDNELIITNLKIEKDKKASFELDLWLGMAVNFEGDIDLTLSGSAVEKSTNEDYPKVTIAKAIKPVEVKVDKVSEVQVGYQYFTVSDFSITETAAGNLLKGKEVRVSITDGISIDMEIAKGFTAKVTEGDLKISNVTTSSVLSTRPNANTKTEGQITFEIDRESDEASTISFSNVQVKVSRNVPYSNLSASEDRGIDLVVWGNAIAQNYYQLAENDETKFVNQNDLFTVPGVSAKYINVVTVANDASSEFKNTVKVTIGNPVIKINDQDFTMPVAAYVSTASNSTMVPVRFVANALGLADETVKWDDANKTVTVDAGTRIVQFQIGNTNYLVNGVSVPMVSPDGLPVAAEITSERAFIPFRALGEAFNVTVGWDAATSTATYNAAEAK, encoded by the coding sequence ATGAAGAGAAAATTAGCTCTTTTATTGGCTGCTGTTATGGCCGTAACAGCATTCCCAATGACCGCCATGGCTGCTTCTGAGAACAGTGTTACCAGACAGGCAGTTAAAGCGGGAGATGAAGTTCTTCTTATTGAAGAGCGTTCTGGACTTCCAGCATCTGGAACTGACTGGAGCAGAATCGGTCATTTCAAAATCTATCTTAAAGAAAGCGTTAAGGCGGGAGATACATTTAAATTATCTCTTGAAAATGCTGAATTTAATTTCGGTGGAAAGCTTACACTTGATGGAACAAACACCGAAACAACAAGATCTAGGCTTAATAATTTTTTAGCGGACAAAGGTATGGCAGTAGGTGACCTTGATACAGTTGTTCCGTTTGCAGTCGTTCCTTCAGTAAGTGTTGACGAATCCAATATTAGAACTTACAGAACCAATTTACTGACTGAACTTCAAACAGCTGATGATAATTATCCTGTTGAAGTTGAGGATGTAGTTATTAAGTATACTCTTACTGATGATACTAAAGTAACTATAAATGCTGCTACTCCAGGTAGTGGTACTGCTTCTTTTAAATCTATTGACTCAGTAATGGTAGTTGTTAGTGATGTAAAGACTTATGATAGCCTTGCGTCATTTAATACTGCACATTCTTCAACTGTTGCAGCGTTTGCGGGTACTGTAGACACTGATCTTGCAGGTTATTTAACTTCTGTAACTACTGCTATAAATACTGCAGTTGGTTCTAAAGGAACAAATGTAGTTGTTAAAGTTTTCTGGAATGATGATGATGTAACTACAATAACAACCAGTGGCGCATCTGTTGATCCTGCTGATGTTACAGTAGAAGTAGAGTATAAAGCTCTTCCTACTAGAGAAGCTACTGTAAGTGCAATAGAGAATGAGTTCCGTTATGTAGTTCAGGAGACAGTGCCTTCTGCATCAGGAAGTACAGTAGCGGACCTTAAAGCATGGAAAGCATCTTTACTTAGAGAACTTAGGGCTCTTGACAGCAAAGTTAGCGATGTTGTTGTTACTTACAATAGTGGAAAAAGTGACTTTTCAGATGACTCTGTTGCAGTTGATAGCGTTGACTCTCTTATAGAAGTAGTAGTTAGCACAACAGACAGCACAAAAGATGAGATAAAGGCATACGATCCAACTGTTGGTAGCTATGACGAAAACAGTAAAGTTTATACAAGAACTGCTGCAGGAGAAGTTCCTTATACTTTATCAATCGGCAGCGGACTTACAACAGCTACTGTAAGAATATCTGCAAATGCTGGCGCAGGTGCTTCAATCTATATTCCTATCGTTGTTGAATTAGTTGGCGACAAAGATGAGTACAGAATCCGTGTATCTGATGCAGGTAACACTACAATTTCCGAAACATCACATGTATTTGCTTCAAAAGCAGACGGAAAAACAAAAGCTTATGTTAAAGATACTGTAACAGCAAGAAGCCAGTTCGAGCTTAAGAGAATCATCATCGAAGAGAAGAAGCTTGCTTCTATCAAAGATGGCTCTTTCTACTTAAAAGCTCCTAAGGGCTATGAATTCACAAGCGTAAGCAAGATTAAGATTGGTATTGAGCCTGGTCTTTCAGGAAACATAAGTGCCTCTACCGTAGATTATGACGATAGAAGAGATAAAATAGACCACTCTACATTATTATTCAATATTAAGGGTATCAATCAATCTACAGACGTAAAAGGTGCTCTTTATATAGAAGGTGTTGTATTAGTAGCTGAAGATGAAGAAACCATCAAAACAGGCGATGTGAACTTAACGATCGACAACTATGGTTCTTCAACAATCTACACAGAAGAATCCTTCAAGGTAGCTACAGCTTCTGATTACACAATCGAGCTTAAGAGAACTAAAGATGCTATCCCTACTTTAGTTTCCGGCCGTTTAGAAGGCAATGTAAAATATGCTGATAATAAGAAAGCTTTTGCCGGTATGGACGACAATCTTGACGATGAATACCACAAAGCTGCAAGAGTAAAAGTTTCTGAAAAAATACCTGCTGCTTGGTGGGCAGAAAGAACTACTAAATTAACTCTTCCAGAGGACGTAACAATCCTTAAGGCTAAATTCGATAAGATTACAAACCTTATTGATGATTCCAAAACAGCACTTCAGGAAGGTACAACTGGAGACAAAGACGCTATCTACTACAACACTCAGAAGAAAGTAAACAGAGTAACTGTAGACGATAACGAACTTATCATCACAAACCTTAAGATTGAAAAAGATAAAAAGGCTAGCTTTGAGTTAGACTTATGGTTAGGTATGGCTGTTAATTTTGAAGGCGACATCGACCTTACACTTAGCGGTTCTGCAGTAGAAAAATCAACAAATGAAGATTATCCAAAAGTAACAATAGCTAAGGCTATTAAGCCTGTTGAAGTTAAAGTTGATAAAGTATCTGAAGTTCAGGTAGGCTATCAGTACTTTACAGTTAGCGACTTCTCCATCACTGAGACAGCAGCTGGCAACCTTCTTAAAGGCAAAGAAGTTAGAGTATCTATCACAGACGGTATCTCTATCGATATGGAAATCGCTAAAGGCTTCACAGCTAAAGTAACTGAAGGAGATCTTAAGATTTCTAACGTTACAACATCAAGCGTTCTTTCTACAAGACCTAACGCTAACACTAAGACAGAAGGCCAGATTACATTTGAAATCGACAGAGAATCTGACGAAGCTTCAACAATTTCCTTCTCAAACGTTCAGGTTAAGGTAAGCAGAAACGTTCCTTACTCCAACCTTTCCGCTTCTGAGGACAGAGGTATTGATTTAGTAGTATGGGGCAATGCAATCGCTCAGAACTACTATCAGCTTGCTGAAAATGACGAAACTAAGTTTGTAAACCAGAACGACTTATTTACAGTACCTGGCGTTTCCGCTAAGTACATCAACGTTGTAACTGTAGCTAACGATGCAAGTTCTGAATTCAAGAACACTGTTAAAGTTACAATCGGCAACCCTGTAATCAAGATCAACGATCAAGATTTCACAATGCCTGTTGCAGCTTATGTTTCAACAGCAAGCAACTCAACTATGGTTCCTGTAAGATTCGTAGCTAACGCTCTCGGCCTTGCAGATGAAACAGTTAAATGGGATGATGCTAACAAGACAGTTACTGTAGACGCTGGTACTCGTATCGTTCAGTTCCAGATTGGAAACACTAACTACCTTGTAAACGGTGTAAGCGTTCCTATGGTAAGCCCAGATGGATTACCAGTAGCAGCTGAAATCACAAGCGAAAGAGCTTTCATACCTTTCCGTGCATTAGGCGAAGCTTTCAACGTAACAGTTGGTTGGGATGCAGCTACATCAACAGCTACTTACAATGCAGCTGAAGCAAAATAA
- a CDS encoding ABC transporter ATP-binding protein: MDLKIEDLKVELAKKEIVKGISLVAEKKSFVGLLGPNGSGKSTLLRAVYQAIKPSHGTVLMDGIPMGTLSPKKISKKMAVVGQFNHIDFDFKVIEIVLMGRTPHKNMLEMETKEDYFMAEDALKKVGMEHYADRSFASLSGGEKQRIVLARALAQSPEILILDEPTNHLDIKYQLQILSVIKGLNICVLSALHDLSLASQYCDSIYILKDGLIAGHGKPEEIITPEMVYEVYGVKCDISRNPRTNMLSVSYYQD; this comes from the coding sequence ATGGATTTAAAAATAGAAGATTTAAAAGTTGAGCTTGCTAAAAAAGAAATTGTAAAAGGCATTTCCCTTGTGGCGGAGAAAAAAAGCTTCGTAGGGCTTTTAGGCCCCAACGGAAGCGGAAAATCCACATTGCTAAGAGCCGTTTATCAAGCCATTAAGCCAAGCCATGGAACTGTTTTAATGGACGGAATTCCCATGGGCACATTAAGCCCTAAGAAAATTTCAAAGAAAATGGCCGTAGTAGGCCAGTTCAATCATATTGACTTTGATTTTAAAGTAATAGAAATTGTTCTCATGGGCCGAACTCCCCATAAAAATATGCTTGAAATGGAAACAAAAGAAGATTACTTTATGGCAGAAGACGCCCTTAAAAAAGTAGGAATGGAGCATTACGCCGACAGAAGCTTCGCTTCCCTTTCCGGCGGCGAAAAACAGCGTATCGTCTTGGCAAGGGCCCTTGCCCAATCACCTGAAATCCTGATTTTAGACGAGCCTACAAACCACCTTGATATAAAATATCAGCTGCAGATTTTAAGCGTCATAAAGGGGCTTAATATATGTGTTCTTTCGGCTCTCCACGACCTTTCTCTTGCGTCCCAATATTGTGACAGTATTTATATTTTAAAGGACGGCCTTATTGCAGGCCACGGAAAGCCCGAAGAAATCATCACCCCTGAAATGGTCTATGAAGTTTACGGCGTAAAATGCGATATAAGCAGAAATCCCCGTACCAATATGCTTTCTGTAAGCTATTATCAGGACTAA
- a CDS encoding FecCD family ABC transporter permease, protein MNDHTPASFKAVHKENRKFKITILLLVIILLISLILSMSIGAMKIPASSVYKIILHNLFGISTGDTAFLSQGANFNIVWQIRFPRVLLGLITGAGLALSGAIMQASVQNPLAEPYILGISSGATLGATFSIMLGVGAIGLFPSGGIAFWAFLGAIGATAAVLMLSSMGGKPSSSKLVLSGTVINALCGSLSNYIISVASNAEGIQTVKFWTMGSLAAAKWETLPFPSAVVLICCLFFLFQPRILNTMLIGDEAAITLGINLNFYRKLYMTITAFLIGVLVSVCGIIGFVGLIIPHISRSIVGTDHRRLMPFCILLGGLFMIWADAYARIAIPGGELSIGIVTSLVGAPFFVYILIRKNYGFKG, encoded by the coding sequence ATGAATGATCATACCCCTGCTTCATTTAAAGCAGTACATAAAGAAAACCGCAAATTTAAAATAACCATATTATTGCTTGTAATCATATTACTTATTTCCCTGATATTGTCTATGTCCATAGGGGCAATGAAAATACCGGCAAGTTCCGTATATAAAATAATACTTCATAATCTTTTTGGCATAAGCACAGGGGATACAGCTTTTTTAAGCCAAGGGGCCAATTTTAACATCGTATGGCAGATTCGCTTTCCCAGAGTGCTTCTGGGCCTTATAACAGGGGCGGGCCTTGCCTTAAGCGGGGCAATTATGCAGGCCTCCGTTCAAAATCCTCTTGCGGAGCCTTATATCCTCGGTATCTCATCAGGAGCAACCTTAGGAGCAACCTTCTCCATTATGCTCGGCGTGGGAGCCATAGGGCTTTTCCCTTCAGGCGGGATTGCTTTTTGGGCCTTCTTAGGAGCCATCGGGGCTACAGCCGCGGTTTTAATGCTTTCTTCCATGGGAGGAAAACCGTCATCTTCAAAGCTTGTGCTTTCAGGTACGGTTATCAATGCCCTTTGCGGTTCCTTGTCCAATTACATAATTTCTGTTGCAAGCAATGCCGAAGGCATACAAACAGTGAAATTCTGGACCATGGGTTCTCTTGCGGCAGCTAAATGGGAAACTCTGCCTTTTCCGTCGGCGGTGGTTTTAATCTGCTGTTTATTCTTCCTTTTTCAGCCTCGTATCTTAAATACAATGCTCATCGGAGACGAAGCCGCCATTACCTTAGGCATAAACCTTAATTTCTATCGGAAGCTTTATATGACGATTACGGCATTTTTAATCGGCGTTTTAGTAAGCGTATGCGGCATTATCGGCTTTGTGGGCCTTATTATCCCTCATATCAGCCGCTCCATTGTGGGAACAGACCATAGGAGGCTCATGCCTTTTTGCATACTGCTTGGGGGATTGTTTATGATATGGGCAGACGCTTATGCCAGGATAGCGATTCCGGGAGGAGAGCTTTCCATCGGTATCGTGACCTCTTTAGTAGGCGCGCCCTTCTTCGTATACATTCTCATCAGGAAAAATTACGGTTTTAAGGGGTAA
- the galE gene encoding UDP-glucose 4-epimerase GalE has product MAILITGGAGYIGSHTAVMLLEKGFDIVICDNFSNSSNDVIEKIKKITGKDFNFYNIDLRSKSDIDHLFQTEKIDSVIHFAALKAVGQSVQKPLYYYENNLCSTINLLHIMDNHHVKNLIFSSSATVYGDKATPPYKEDSETSATNPYGQSKIMIERMLEDLHHSDDSWNIISLRYFNPLGAHSSGLIGENPQGIPNNLLPYIAQVASGKLPELKVFGNDYDTPDGTGIRDYIHVCDLAEGHIKALMKLKGSPGYDVYNLGTGKGASVLELISAFENANGIKIPYTITERRPGDTPLSIADVEKAEKELDFKATRTLQDMCRDTWNFQKSL; this is encoded by the coding sequence ATGGCAATACTTATTACAGGAGGCGCCGGCTATATAGGAAGCCATACAGCAGTCATGCTTTTGGAAAAAGGATTTGACATCGTAATCTGCGATAATTTTTCAAATTCAAGTAACGACGTCATAGAGAAAATTAAAAAGATTACCGGCAAGGATTTTAATTTTTATAATATCGACCTTCGCAGCAAATCAGATATAGATCATCTTTTTCAAACAGAAAAAATCGACTCAGTAATTCATTTTGCTGCCTTAAAGGCCGTAGGCCAATCTGTGCAGAAGCCTTTATATTACTATGAAAACAATCTATGCTCCACTATAAATCTCCTTCATATAATGGACAATCATCATGTCAAAAACCTTATATTCAGCTCTTCTGCAACTGTTTACGGCGACAAGGCAACGCCTCCCTATAAAGAGGACAGTGAAACCTCCGCCACAAATCCTTATGGCCAGTCGAAAATAATGATTGAGCGAATGCTTGAAGACCTTCATCATTCCGATGATAGCTGGAATATTATTTCTCTAAGATATTTTAATCCTTTAGGCGCTCATTCTTCCGGCCTTATAGGAGAAAACCCTCAGGGAATACCCAATAATCTTCTTCCTTATATTGCTCAGGTGGCTTCCGGTAAGCTGCCGGAACTTAAAGTCTTCGGAAATGATTACGATACACCCGACGGAACCGGCATAAGAGACTACATTCACGTATGCGACCTTGCAGAAGGCCATATTAAGGCCCTTATGAAGCTAAAAGGAAGCCCCGGCTATGATGTATATAATCTAGGCACGGGAAAAGGTGCAAGCGTTTTGGAGCTTATCTCTGCCTTTGAAAACGCCAATGGAATAAAAATACCCTATACAATAACCGAAAGACGTCCGGGCGACACGCCATTATCCATTGCAGATGTGGAAAAAGCTGAAAAAGAGCTTGATTTCAAAGCTACAAGAACATTACAAGATATGTGCCGCGATACATGGAACTTCCAGAAAAGTTTATAG
- a CDS encoding AraC family transcriptional regulator, with protein MPKDINLSLMAEEYANYPFEVGNIILFTRDLKEGFQKYQTLYSAFIFTVEGRAEITLDDEVFIAEEGKVIHACANKSISFKPLDNKEYTHINVYYRPFKTEHRRSNYMNSAFEVSIGDNENIKKHLKKLLIISNRPEAQSRFRKKAIFLSIIDEIFACLLCRSRNSERDMVQESVEYMINNYKEPITLKSLSERFGKSEQQFSYIFYKHMGIRPINYLIEHRMEMAMQFLTVESLSVKETAERVGYQDPFYFSRLFKKHMGKSPRDIKKLF; from the coding sequence ATGCCGAAGGATATTAATTTAAGCCTTATGGCGGAAGAATATGCAAATTATCCCTTTGAGGTAGGAAATATAATATTATTTACAAGAGACCTGAAAGAGGGTTTCCAAAAATACCAAACCCTTTATTCCGCTTTTATATTTACCGTGGAAGGTAGAGCAGAGATAACCCTTGACGATGAAGTGTTCATAGCAGAAGAGGGAAAGGTAATCCATGCCTGTGCCAATAAATCGATTTCCTTTAAACCCCTTGACAATAAGGAGTATACGCATATTAACGTATATTACAGGCCCTTTAAAACGGAGCACAGAAGAAGCAATTATATGAATTCCGCCTTTGAGGTTTCCATAGGCGACAATGAAAATATAAAAAAGCATTTAAAGAAGCTTCTTATTATATCAAACAGGCCCGAGGCCCAATCGAGATTTAGAAAAAAAGCCATTTTTCTTTCAATTATCGACGAGATTTTCGCCTGCTTACTGTGCAGAAGCAGAAACAGTGAAAGGGATATGGTTCAGGAAAGCGTAGAATATATGATAAATAATTATAAAGAACCGATTACCCTTAAAAGCTTGAGTGAAAGGTTTGGAAAGAGCGAGCAGCAATTTTCTTATATTTTTTATAAACATATGGGGATACGGCCTATTAATTACCTGATAGAGCATCGTATGGAAATGGCCATGCAGTTTTTGACGGTGGAGAGCTTAAGCGTAAAGGAAACGGCGGAAAGAGTAGGCTACCAGGACCCTTTTTATTTCAGCAGGCTTTTTAAAAAGCATATGGGAAAATCCCCAAGGGATATTAAAAAGCTTTTTTAA
- a CDS encoding ABC transporter substrate-binding protein — protein sequence MKHIVTPMIALALSVSLLSGCGSKSNEVPVSSPAAEAPSEKASEEKTETPSENPAPSEEAKENATVYPFSITVHDQEGLEHEQVFNESPKKAVTNNQASTELLLALGLEEFVIGTGDIDNDVLPELQEAYDKIPAIAEKGQVAKEVVIGADPDFVIGRAMSFTDERYGIIGALNEMGINTYVQEASLMNIKQTLDNIILDVRNVGKIFDIQDKANEFADSLQKRLDTIKEKTSAIEGDPAKVMFMVKYVGGEFSVFGQNASLQTKMLEDMNAVNVAEKGGTLSAENLIALNPDVIIYVTANNNAETDKTAIEDMLANETISSVSAIANKRIATVEYTELMGYGFRTFDAMEKIAKAVYPDIFE from the coding sequence ATGAAACATATTGTAACACCAATGATAGCTTTAGCACTTTCTGTAAGCCTTTTAAGCGGCTGCGGATCAAAAAGCAATGAGGTTCCTGTGTCTTCTCCTGCGGCAGAAGCTCCTTCCGAAAAGGCTTCCGAAGAAAAGACTGAAACCCCTTCAGAAAACCCAGCCCCTTCCGAAGAAGCTAAGGAAAATGCAACCGTATATCCTTTCTCTATTACCGTTCACGATCAGGAAGGCCTTGAACATGAGCAGGTATTTAATGAATCCCCTAAAAAAGCAGTTACAAACAATCAGGCTTCTACAGAGCTTCTTTTAGCCCTTGGCCTTGAGGAATTTGTGATAGGAACCGGTGATATTGATAACGACGTTCTGCCTGAGCTTCAGGAGGCCTACGATAAAATACCTGCCATAGCGGAAAAAGGACAGGTTGCCAAGGAAGTCGTTATCGGTGCCGACCCTGATTTTGTAATCGGCAGGGCGATGTCCTTTACAGACGAAAGATACGGAATTATTGGGGCCCTTAACGAAATGGGAATCAATACCTATGTTCAGGAAGCAAGCTTAATGAATATTAAGCAGACATTAGATAATATTATTTTAGACGTTAGAAACGTAGGAAAAATATTTGACATTCAGGATAAAGCAAATGAATTTGCCGACTCTCTTCAGAAGAGACTGGATACCATTAAAGAAAAGACCTCTGCCATAGAAGGTGACCCTGCAAAGGTAATGTTTATGGTTAAATATGTAGGCGGCGAATTCAGCGTATTCGGGCAGAATGCTTCCCTTCAGACAAAAATGCTTGAAGATATGAACGCCGTTAATGTGGCTGAAAAGGGCGGTACTTTAAGCGCAGAAAACCTGATTGCGTTAAATCCCGATGTTATTATTTACGTAACAGCAAATAATAACGCTGAAACAGATAAAACAGCTATAGAGGATATGCTTGCAAACGAAACCATATCAAGCGTTTCAGCCATAGCCAACAAAAGAATCGCAACTGTAGAATATACTGAGCTTATGGGCTACGGCTTCAGAACATTTGATGCAATGGAAAAAATAGCAAAGGCCGTTTATCCTGATATATTTGAATAA
- the abc-f gene encoding ribosomal protection-like ABC-F family protein, giving the protein MSLINVKGLTFSYEGSYENIFENTSFQIDTDWKLGFIGRNGRGKTTFLNLLMGRYSYQGEISSSVDFTYFPFPVYNEERETLTVIRESIGPFEEMQRKMEALIEKGTEEALYEYGEVLEKFNLMDGYIIDEKIQKEASMLGLTEDILNRPFNTLSNGERTKALLSGLFLRKDNFLLIDEPTDHLDLEGRHQVSDYLSRKKGFIVVSHDRAFLDKIIDHVLVINKNNIEVQKGNYSSWQFNKDRQDSFELEQNMKLKKEISRLTESARQKAQWSDKLEASKIGSHVYDRGAVGAQAARIMKKSKNAERRANDALEEKKALLKNIEKQGKLKIQSKDYHKDLYIEIKSLSAGYGDKEVFENVHMQLFKGDRLLVKGKNGKGKSTLIGLISGRGKAVITQGELYVPPGLTISYVSQNADYLKGSMKEFILEEELDEVLFKSILRNLGFPRESFEKNIEELSSGQRKKLLIARSLSGKAHIYIWDEPLNYVDIISRIQIEELILSYRPTMIFIEHDEMFGEKIATKVLEL; this is encoded by the coding sequence ATGTCGCTTATAAATGTAAAAGGCCTTACCTTCAGTTATGAGGGGAGTTATGAAAATATATTTGAGAATACGTCTTTTCAGATTGATACCGATTGGAAGCTTGGCTTCATAGGGCGAAATGGCAGAGGGAAAACTACGTTTTTAAACCTCTTGATGGGAAGATATTCTTATCAGGGAGAAATATCTTCGTCGGTAGATTTCACTTATTTTCCATTTCCCGTTTATAATGAGGAAAGAGAAACCCTTACTGTAATAAGAGAATCCATAGGGCCATTTGAAGAAATGCAAAGAAAGATGGAGGCTTTAATAGAAAAGGGAACAGAAGAAGCTCTTTATGAATATGGGGAAGTTTTAGAGAAGTTTAATTTAATGGACGGCTATATTATTGATGAAAAGATTCAGAAGGAAGCTTCCATGTTAGGTCTGACAGAGGATATTCTGAATAGGCCCTTCAATACCTTAAGCAATGGTGAAAGAACAAAGGCCTTGCTTTCAGGATTGTTTTTAAGGAAGGATAACTTTCTTCTGATAGATGAGCCTACGGACCATCTTGATTTGGAGGGCAGGCATCAGGTATCGGATTATTTAAGCAGGAAAAAGGGCTTTATTGTGGTTTCCCACGATAGGGCGTTTCTGGATAAGATTATTGACCATGTTTTAGTAATCAATAAAAACAATATAGAGGTTCAAAAGGGAAATTACAGCTCATGGCAATTCAATAAAGATAGGCAGGATAGCTTTGAGCTTGAACAAAATATGAAGCTAAAAAAAGAAATCAGCAGGCTTACAGAATCTGCAAGGCAGAAGGCTCAATGGTCGGATAAATTAGAAGCCAGTAAAATAGGGAGCCATGTGTATGACAGAGGAGCAGTGGGTGCTCAGGCTGCAAGAATAATGAAAAAATCCAAAAATGCTGAAAGAAGAGCCAATGATGCCTTGGAAGAGAAAAAAGCGCTGCTTAAAAATATAGAAAAGCAAGGCAAGCTGAAAATACAAAGCAAAGATTACCATAAGGATTTGTATATTGAAATTAAATCCCTTTCGGCAGGATATGGAGATAAAGAGGTTTTTGAGAATGTTCATATGCAGCTTTTTAAAGGCGATAGGCTTTTAGTAAAGGGGAAGAACGGGAAAGGAAAAAGCACTTTAATAGGGCTTATTTCAGGCCGCGGAAAGGCTGTAATCACTCAAGGAGAATTATATGTGCCTCCGGGTCTTACCATATCCTACGTAAGCCAAAACGCCGATTATTTAAAGGGCAGTATGAAAGAGTTTATATTAGAGGAGGAGCTTGACGAGGTTCTTTTTAAATCTATATTAAGGAACCTGGGATTCCCGAGAGAAAGCTTTGAAAAAAACATTGAAGAATTAAGCTCCGGCCAGCGAAAAAAGCTCTTGATTGCAAGAAGCCTTTCAGGTAAGGCCCATATTTATATCTGGGATGAGCCTTTAAATTATGTAGATATTATATCAAGAATACAAATAGAGGAGCTTATTTTAAGTTACCGGCCTACGATGATATTTATAGAGCATGATGAGATGTTTGGGGAAAAAATAGCAACGAAGGTATTGGAATTATAG